The following are encoded together in the Theileria orientalis strain Shintoku DNA, chromosome 1, complete genome genome:
- a CDS encoding DNA-directed RNA polymerase II, which translates to MYFVVEQWKLINLKPSQLGPNYQQNIEEMLRDQVEGHCTAKYGYVVCVIRIVHNDMGRVQDGTAMIVVNVKYQAIVFKPFKDEVLDAIVTDVNKLGFFAQAGPLKAFVSRNSIHPNFVYDNDGAYPCYTDGTINIRAQSEVRMRLQGIKYDNANMFAIATINADHLGAFESDSQAYNKVV; encoded by the exons atgtatttcGTTGTTGAGCAATGGAAGCTAATAAACCTGAAACCAAGTCAACTTGGCCCAAACTACCAACAAAACATAGAGGAAATGTTGCGAGATCAAGTTGAAGGCCACTGTACTGCGAAATATGGATACGTAGTATGCGTAATCCGTATAGTACACAACGACATGGGAAGAGTGCAAGACGGAACGGCAATGATAGTAGTAAACGTAAAATACCAGGCAATAGTATTTAAACCGTTTAAGGACGAG GTTCTCGACGCAATAGTGACAGACGTGAACAAGCTGGGATTCTTCGCTCAAGCAGGACCGCTGAAGGCTTTTGTGTCAAGAAACTCAATACACCCAAACTTCGTGTACGATAACGACGGAGCATATCCGTGCTACACAGACGGAACAATAAACATAAGGGCACAGTCTGAAGTGAGAATGAGACTTCAGGGTATAAAGTACGACAACGCAAACATGTTCGCAATAGCAACGATAAACGCAGACCACCTGGGAGCGTTCGAAAGCGACTCGCAAGCATACAACAAAGTAGTATAA
- a CDS encoding uncharacterized protein (alkyl hydroperoxide reductase/Thiol specific antioxidant/Mal allergen domain containing protein) — MILTVFLIPAVLYSDKLIKNSYCMSFIFRRFAKLYPVTKMASSSMDPLVGKKLPGEALNVPLVTHLGETTSLKKILEELPTNYKGLVMFLFPSAGTPGCTKQACNFTSSHQSFKSKGYEVYGLTSSERSPAGKWTEKHGLTFTTLVDKEMKLVDHLDCRKMHLFVKRSHLVLSRDGEVLAFEKGVNAGTENKSKMRI, encoded by the exons ATGATTCTTACAGTGTTTTTAATTCCAGCGGTTCTATACTCGGATAAacttattaaaaacagttATTGTATGAGTTTTATATTTAGAAGGTTCGCAAAACTGTACCCAGTGACTAAAATGGCATCAAGTTCTATGGACCCACTAG TGGGAAAGAAGCTGCCAGGCGAGGCGTTAAACGTGCCCCTGGTGACACATCTGGGCGAGACGAcgtcgctgaagaagatcCTGGAGGAGTTGCCGACAAACTACAAGGGGCTGGTGATGTTCCTGTTCCCATCGGCAGGAACGCCGGGATGCACGAAGCAGGCGTGCAACTTCACGAGCAGCCACCAGTCATTCAAGAGCAAGGGCTACGAGGTGTACGGCCTGACGAGCTCGGAGAGGAGTCCAGCA GGCAAATGGACGGAGAAGCACGGCCTGACCTTCACGACGCTGGTGGACAAGGAGATGAAGCTCGTGGACCACCTGGACTGCAGAAAGATGCACCTGTTCGTGAAGAG GTCGCACCTGGTTCTCTCGCGTGACGGAGAAGTGTTGGCCTTCGAAAAGGGCGTGAATGCAGGTACGGAAAACAAGTCAAAAATGCGCATTTAG
- a CDS encoding glycerol-3-phosphate acyltransferase: MFRVVISSIFTNITIIHEERLPLYGPLIVVSNHNNQFVDAALLIYAIPRQMCFLVATKTLKRKLIGTLCTLAGCISVYRPDDFKYTGVGKIHWKKGTDLINGKDTKFTLDLNVGDKLQFELDKKSIVEIISDTQLKLESTLEVDCPDKNGIRFSVSIIEKIVIPKMDQSETYEQVSASLKNGNSIVIFPEGGSHDRTNLLPLKPGVGKSEEVDRENVALMAFYSILDGAEDVVILPVGLVYNNVKKDQSDATIYYGNVITITKEDCDEFERDRRSVVTKLLSKIEVSLYPPERSKIPVNIAFDLRKFISRIFWKYGDLPETKHLIDNLSVYKRTLQRGFLHDDEIWLLKQSMYSAFLSFLEDSICLVCYSIIGLSFAPLWVPLYLLSNYLAERHRVKALKNSSVKLVGTDVFVSYKCLVLLVVVPILNLSLGLIIGIYFYGDLKRTFYSVFCCVTFLPLLYYGKRGRRYLDMTRLECHAQDEPLKQCSVNLKYARKLPRLLRQLHVVPLIVMGRYVGPNTRKNRINIWREKERELITMRTELQILVSLEASRRCRCATLCIRWDRGCQTRVNRLGYHTPEPNKAALHAHFLNTAGRHRRGGTLM, translated from the exons atgttcagAGTTGTGATCTCCTCAATATTCACAAACATCACGATCATTCACGAGGAAAGGTTGCCACTCTACGGCCCACTGATAGTAGTAAGCAATCACAATAACCAGTTCGTGGACGCGGCGCTCTTGATCTACGCAATTCCACGACAAATGTGTTTCCTAGTAGCAACAAAG ACGCTGAAAAGAAAGCTTATAGGAACACTGTGTACACTGGCAGGATGCATATCAGTGTACCGCCCGGACGACTTTAAGTACACAGGAGTGGGAAAAATACACTGGAAAAAGGGAACGGACCTGATCAACGGAAAGGACACAAAGTTCACACTGGATCTGAACGTGGGAGATAAATTGCAATTTGAATtagataaaaaatcaatagTGGAAATAATATCAGACACACAATTGAAACTTGAATCAACACTAGAAGTTGACTGTCCAGATAAAAACGGCATACGATTTTCAGTAAGtataatagaaaaaata gTAATTCCGAAAATGGATCAATCTGAAACGTACGAACAAGTATCAGCATCATTGAAAAACGGAAACTCAATAGTAATATTCCCAGAG GGAGGTTCACACGATAGAACCAATTTGTTGCCCTTGAAGCCAGGAGTGGGTAAGTCGGAAGAGGTAGATAGGGAAAATGTAGCGTTGATGGCATTCTACTCAATACTGGACGGAGCAGAGGACGTAGTGATACTGCCAGTAGGACTAGTATACAACAATGTAAAAAAGGATCAGTCAGACGCAACAATATACTACGGAAATGTAATCACG ATAACCAAAGAAGATTGTGACGAATTTGAAAGAGATAGACGATCAGTAGTAACAAAGTTACtaagtaaaatagaagTG agtCTATATCCGCCGGAAAGGAGCAAGATACCAGTGAATATAGCATTCGACCTCCGCAAGTTCATCTCGAGGATATTCTGGAAGTACGGAGACCTTCCGGAGACGAAGCACCTAATAGATAACCTGTCAGTGTATAAGAGGACGCTGCAGAGAGGGTTCCTGCACGACGATGAAATATGGCTGCTGAAGCAGTCAATGTACTCGGCCTTCCTGTCATTCCTGGAGGACAGCATATGCCTGGTCTGCTACAGCATCATCGGACTCTCGTTCGCACCACTCTGGGTGCCACTGTACCTGCTCTCGAACTACCTGGCGGAAAGACACAGAGTAAAGGCACTGAAAAACAGCTCAGTGAAGCTGGTGGGAACGGACGTGTTCGTAAGCTACAAGTGCctggtgctgctggtggtAGTGCCAATACTTAACCTGTCACTGGGATTGATAATCGGCATATACTTCTACGG GGACCTGAAGAGGACGTTCTACTCAGTGTTCTGCTGTGTGACATTTTTGCCACTACTGTACTACGGTAAGCGCGGAAGACGTTACCTAGATATGACAA GACTTGAGTGCCACGCACAAGACGAGCCACTAAAACAATGTTCAGTTAACCTAAAGTATGCACGCAAACTCCCGAGACTGTTGAGGCAGTTGCACGTGGTGCCACTTATCGTAATGGGAAGGTACGTTGGCCCGAACACAAGGAAAAATAGGATAAACATTTGGAGGGAAAAGGAACGAGAACTGATAACGATGCGCACGGAATTGCAAATACTGGTAAGCTTAGAGGCTTCAAGAAGATGTAGGTGCGCAACTTTGTGCATAAGATGGGACCGAGGGTGTCAGACAC GTGTTAATCGACTCGGATACCACACGCCTGAACCTAATAAGGCAGCATTACATGCCCATTTTCTCAACACAGCCGGCAGACATAGGCGAGGAGGTACTTTAATGTAA